Proteins encoded together in one Lathyrus oleraceus cultivar Zhongwan6 chromosome 5, CAAS_Psat_ZW6_1.0, whole genome shotgun sequence window:
- the LOC127084975 gene encoding FHA domain-containing protein DDL: MGRHSPSSRRHSPSSRRHRSNRSISPPPPREKQHQPSSRAPRPASRSPDPPPSSYHSRSPSPRTKRLKKNQSERESEPKLEHHRSHGSSRGRDSEREPVERKKMMRAENEDDGGRNGRSSRSKHETSPENHRNGGSRHKSRSPPYHPAQTQPRDEVTNSRGAEMMNEEDDSIMKMKAAEEALEEKQKVKPSFELSGKLAAETNRVRGITLLFNEPPEARKPDIKWRLYVFKTGEMLNEPLYIHRQSCYLFGRERRVADVPTDHPSCSKQHAVIQFRQIEKEQPDGTSVKQTRPYIMDLGSTNKTFVNDNPIEPQRYYELREQDTIKFGNSSREYVLLHENSAS, from the exons ATGGGCCGTCATTCTCCGTCCTCTCGCCGTCATTCTCCATCTTCTCGCCGTCACCGGAGCAACCGCAGCATCTCTCCTCCGCCGCCGCGAGAGAAGCAACATCAACCTTCGAGTCGTGCACCTCGGCCAGCTTCCCGTTCACCGGATCCTCCACCTTCTTCTTATCACTCTCGGTCTCCTTCTCCGCGAACTAAACGGTTGAAGAAAAATCAATCTGAACGCGAAAGCGAACCTAAACTAGAGCACCATAGGAGCCATGGCAGTAGCAGAGGGAGGGATTCAGAGAGGGAACCAGTTgagcggaagaagatgatgagaGCTGAGAACGAGGATGATGGCGGAAGGAACGGCAGGTCGTCTAGGTCGAAGCACGAGACTTCTCCGGAGAACCACCGCAATGGGGGGAGCAGGCACAAGTCTCGGTCACCACCGTATCACCCAGCCCAAACTCAGCCTCGTGATGAG GTAACGAATTCAAGAGGAGCTGAAATGAT GAATGAAGAGGATGATTCCATTATGAAGATGAAGGCTGCTGAAGAGGCTCTGGAAGAAAAACAGAAG GTAAAACCTTCGTTTGAGCTATCTGGAAAACTTGCGGCTGAAACAAATCGAGTCAGAG GTATTACTTTATTGTTCAATGAACCACCAGAGGCTCGAAAACCTGATATTAAATGGAGGCTCTATGTTTTCAAGACTGGTGAAATGTTGAATG AGCCTCTATATATACATCGCCAAAGTTGTTACCTATTTGGAAGGGAAAGAAGGGTTGCTGATGTCCCAACAGATCATCCGTCTTGCAGCAAGCAACATGCTGTTATTCAATTCCG GCAAATTGAAAAGGAACAACCTGATGGTACATCAGTAAAGCAAACAAG GCCTTACATAATGGATCTTGGAAGCACAAACAAAACTTTCGTTAAT GATAATCCCATTGAACCTCAACGGTATTATGAACTTAGGGAGCAAGACACCATTAAATTTGGTAATAGCAG CCGAGAATATGTATTACTGCATGAGAACTCTGCTTCGTGA